The Gemmatimonadota bacterium sequence GCGGATCAAGGACGGAGACGTCATCGCGGCCACCTCCACCGTGGAGGGTCTCGACGTTGCCCACACCGGGATCGCGCTGCATGTGGACGGAAGACTCCACCTCATGCATGCCCCCCTTGTGGGAAAGTCTGTGGAGATCTCCGAGCTGCCGCTCGCCGAGCGCATCCGCGGGATCCGCGGGCAGGACGGGATCATGGTGGCCAGGCCGCTGGAGCCCCGATGAGTGATGGACGTCAGATGTTTTTGAACGCGAATTGTGGTTCCGAAATGGACGCCGATCCGAACGTCATGAGCCGCCACGACTTCCGGGGAGCCCGCCGGTGCTTCGGCTGACGCCGTACCGCTGGCTTCGGCCTGGCTCTGCGGCCGAGGCGGCCGCGCTGCTGGCGGAGGCCCCCGCCGAAACCATGGCGATCGCCGGCGGGACGGACCTCGTCCCCAACATGAAGCACCGGTTGTTCACACCGGCGCGGCTGGTGGCTCTGCGGAGTCTGCCGGAGCTCCGTGGAATCCGTGTGGAAAACGGGTGGCTGTCGATCGGCGCGGGTGAGTCGCTCACCGCGGTGGCCGCCCACGCGGACGTCCGCCGTCACGCCCCTGCCCTGGCCGAGGCGGCCGCCCACGTGGCGGGCCCCCAGCTCCGCAACATGGGCACCCTGGGCGGGAACGTCTGCCTGGACACCCGCTGCACCTACTACAACCAGACCTTCTTCTGGCGGCAGGCCCTGGGCTTCTGTCTCAAGAAGGACGGAGACGTCTGCCACGTCACCAAGGTCGGGAAGAAGTGCGTGGCTGCCCACTCGGCCGACACCCCGCCCGTCCTGATGACCCTGGGCGCGGAGCTCGACTTCGTGGGGGCGAGGGGCGGCCGCACGTCGTCGATCGACGACTTCTTCGTGGCCGACGGCATCCAGAATCAACGGCGGGCCCCCGACGAGATCCTCACCCGGATCCGCATCCCCATCGACCCGGCCCGCCGCAGCGCCTACGCGAAGCTCCGTCAACGGAACGCCATCGACTTCCCGCTGCTGACCGTGGCCGTGTCCGCCCGCTTCGAGGAGAGCGGGGCCGTCGAATCCCTGGACGGTGTGATGACCGCGCTCGGGAGCCGGCCCCGGCGCCTGACCGGATGGGAGGCGGCCGCCGGGCAGCGCCTGGACGCCGACCTGATCGAGCACCTGGCCGAGCGGGCCCACGCCCAGTGCCACCCGCTCGAGAACCTCATCGTGGACCCCGAGTGGCGGCGCGCGATGGTCCCCGTCCAGGTCCGCCGGGCGCTCGAGCGTCTGGCCTCGTGAGCCGCCCGCGGTGATCCCGCAGCCGCGGCCGGGGTCGGCGCTGCTCCTGGTGGACCTGCAGGTGGACTTCTGTCCCGGTGGGGCCCTGGCGGTGCGGGACGGCGATGCGGTGGTGGCCGTGGCCAACGGTCTGCTGCCGCGCTTCCCGCTGGTCGTGGCCACCCAGGACTGGCACCCGCCGGGTCACGAGAGCTTCGCGTCCGCCCACCCGGGGCGCTCCCCAGGGGACGTCATCCCGCTCCACGGCCTGGACCAGGTGCTCTGGCCGGACCACTGCGTCCAGGGCAGCCCGGGGGCCGAGCTGCACCCGGACCTGGAGACGGGCTCCATCGAGGCGATCGTCCGCAAAGGCACCGATCCCGCCATCGACTCCTACTCCGCCTTCTTCGACAACGCCCGCCGCAAGCGCACCGGCCTGACCGGCTACCTCAAGGACCGCGGCGTCACCGACCTGTGGGTCATGGGGCTGGCCACCGACTACTGTGTCCGGGCCAGCGCCCTGGATGCGATGGAGCAGGGCTTCCGCACCTGGCTGATCGCGGAGGGGTGCCGGGCAGTGGAGCTCTCACCTGGCGACGGGGCGCGGGCGGTGCAGGAGATGCGCGAAGCCGGCGTGGAGGTGGTGAGCGGGGGAGGGTAGGGGGTCCGCCCGATCTGACCGCTCGCGTCAGCTCGACCCGCTACCGCTTCCAATCCGGGTACGCCCCCGACAGTGGAAAGTGGAACGGGGCGCGAGATCCGTCGGACGGCGCTGCCATGATGTTCAGGCGCGTATCCCACGCGATCCACGTGCCGTCCGCCGACCAGGTGGGATCGGAGGCGTCCCACCGGGAATCGAGGAGCACCATCTCCTGCCCGGTCTCGGCATCCACGATCAGGATGTCCCACCCGGTGCTTCGACTGGCTCGCACGGCCAGTCGGGTCCCGTCCGGGGACCAACGCGGCTGCTCCTCGCCGAACGGGGTCTCGATGAGCTTCCTTCTCCCGGTGCCATCGACGTTGATGACACAGATGTCGAACGAGTCGCATCGGAACGCCAGCCTTCGACCGTCCGGCGACCAATCCACATCGATGTCGTTCGACCCCGACGCGACGAGGTGGGCATCGGAGCCGTCAGGGCGGATGAGCACCAATCCCCGAGCGCCCTGGATGTCCCCCCTGAAGACGATCCACTCGCCGGTCGGCGACCAGCGCGGCGTGTACGGTCCAGCGGTATTGGTGTTCGAGTGGATCAACCGCGCGCCTTGGCCGTCGGCGCCGACCACCCACAGGTCGAACGGATACAGCCACACCGCCAGCGAGCGCGAGTCCGGGGACCACCCGTGCTCCCTCAGCACCCGAGGCAGATTGGGAAGGATCTCCACCAGCCCCGTCCCGTCCGTATTGATCACGAAGCTCCGGAACAACGGCTCGTCCCGCCGTACAAACGACACCTTGGATCCATCGGGGGACCACTGGGCGATCCGGATGGCAGAGGGTGGTTCATAGTAGATGGACACGGATCCCCGCCCGTCCGGCGTGATCCGTTGGACTCCGCCCAACGAGTAGATCAGATCGCCAGCGGTGGGTGGCGGCAGCGGCCCCGTATGAACCACGACATCGGCTACCGCCGAGAGAGATTCGACCGTCGCACGTAGCACCGCTGACCCATCGGACAGCGCCGTCACGAGACCTGAAGAGGATACAGATACGATCCCTGCAGGCTCCACCGTCCACGTGGTGGTGCGATTGTGAACCTCGCTGCCGAGCCGGTCGGTCGCGCGGGTCGAGAACTGCCGAGTAGAACCGAGCGTCAGCAATGTGTCCACGGCCGGTTGAAGCACCAGAGCCGAGACGACCTGGGACACCGTTACCTGGATCGAGTCCTCGAGCTCCTCGAACGACGCGATCACCGTGGTCGTTCCATTGCTCCGGGCACGGATGACGCCGAGCGAGCTCACGTCGGCTACTCCGGATTGCAGCGACCGCCATGAGACGCGCGCAGCATCGATCGGCACACCCAAGGCGTCCACAACCGTCGCCTCGACCGCGACGACGGCACCGAGCGCATCCAACGACACGACGCTCTGACTGACGTCGAGTGCAGCGGCGCGCTGCTCGACCGTCACTCGTGCCACAGCGACCAGGTCGCCAGAGACAGCACGCACGTCCGCTTCTCCGGGTGCGAGCGCGCGTACCAGTCCGGTGGAGTCGACAGCGACGGCGGAATCGGCCGATGACCACTCCACGCGTGCATCGGCCACCTCCGCTCCGCCACGGTCCAGTACGTATGCTTCGAGGCGTGCCGTATCGCCCAAAGCGGAGATCCGTACCACAGTCGGAGCGACGATCAGGGAGTCCGACGCCTGCTCCACCGCGACGAAGAGGGTGTCAGCGATCGAACCCGCTCTTGCGGTGACCTCTGTGCGTCCGCTTCCAACGGCGACGAGGACACCGGGCGCGTCGAGTCGGACGACCCTCTCATCGAAGCTCCTCCAACTCACGGGCGTCGATACCGGCTCACCGCGGGCGTCGAGGACTTCGACAGTGACTTCCGCGCGCTGCCCGAAGTATTCCAGCAGTACCGACTCAACGGACAGCCGGAGCTCAACGGGCACTTCTACGACCCCATCAAGCGGTTCAGATGGCGTGTCGCCCGTGTCGCATCCCCCCAGCAGGCGCAGCAGGGCTGCCACAACTGGAAGTGCTACCGTCCGAGCTCTTGGGCGTTTCATCGCACAGATTCCTGGGACGCGGCTACGGTGCATGCCGTCGATCGACCTACATATCCCCCCTGGTAGGCAACCAGCATGCCCGGTGTGGCGAGACCCAAGGATCGGGTGGGACCGGATGTGGAAGCTCCTACGAGTCGGCCATCGATCCGTGCCCGCCCCTTCACCGCCGCGGCACCGGATCCGGACGGGGCTCGAACTCCGCCGCGCCGCCCGCGAGCGGCAACACCTCGTTGACGAGGGTGAGCAGGAACCGTCCCGGCTCCTCCATCATGACCACGTGGGAGGAGCGCTCGAACGCCACGAAGCGTTTGCTCGGCGCACGGATCCTCTCGAACCGCGCCCGCGCGGATTCGTACGGCGTGTGCAGGTCGTAGCGACCCATCAGGAAGACGACCGGGACCGGAAAGTCGTCGCCGGCCTGCGCGGCGCCGCCCATCGCCCCTGACCCGGTGATCCGCCGGGTTCCCCACCGCGAGCCTTCGGACAGGAGGGAGAGCTCCTCCGCGGTGTAGGCGTCCCCCCATTCGTTCAGGGAGAAGAGCAGGTCGAAGTCCGGCTTGCCGTACCATCCGCCGTCGTACCTGCGCACCCAGCGCCGGACCGCGAGCGCGCGTTCCACGTTCATGGGGCCCGGACCGGGGTAGGGTGCCATGGCTTCGAGCTCGCGCAGCGCCGTTGAGTCGTTGGCCTTGCGGGCCAGCTCCAGGACCCGGGCGTAGAGCGCCGCCTCGCCTCCGCCGGACGCGACCACGCCGACGCCCACCCAGGCGTGGAAGAGCTCCGGCCGCTCCTGCACCAGTTGCGGGGTGAACGCCGTCCCCCACGAGTATCCCATCAGGATGAGCTTGTCCTGACCGAGCCGCTCCAGGACGTGGCGCACCACGACCTCGGCGTCCCGCACGTGCTGCTGCCGGGTCATGGTCGGCCCGAGCCGGGCGGTATCCGCGGCCGAGTAGTTCTTCCCGATCCCCCGTTGGTCCCAGTTGACCACGGTGAAGAAGTCCTCCCACGGCTTCTGGTACGCCCACGTGCTGCCGAGCATCGGGGAGGCCGGGCCGCCGTGGACGAAGAGCAGGATGGGGTTGGCTCGATTGAGGCCGCGGATGGAGATCCACTGGGTGGACCCGTTGACCTCCACCGGCTCCAGGACCTCGATGCCCTCCGGCGTGTGGATGCGGTGCAGGTCCGCCAGCCGCGCCACGACAGAGTCCCGCGTGAGGGGCGGAGTGGGGACGGAGGTCTGCGCCGCGAGGCGGGGCGTCGCCAGAAGGAGGAGCAGCAGGAGGAGGCGTCGCATGGATCGCTCGAACGGGCCGGGGTGGCGGATGGATGGGGGAGGGTGCAGGTGGGGGCGGGGGTCGGCAAGGGACGGGTAGCGCCGAGGGCAGAGCACCTATCATCGTCAAGGGTTGCAGGCACTCCGTGAGAGGAAACGATGACGAGCGGTTCGTCAGGTGAAGCACACGTTGAGAACCGCCCCTGGGAGGATCAAGTCAGCTGGGGCCTGGCGGTATACCTGCTCGCGTCAATCGCCAACCTGCTCCTACCGTGGCTGTTTGCGGATCCTCTCGATGAGAGGACCAACTCCGTGAGGGCAATAGTCGCGGTCGTTGGCGTGCTGTTGGCGGTTCTGGCTCTTCCGATGGGCCTCCGTGCGCGCGCTCGTGGCCTCGCTGCCAGGTGCTTAGGACTCCTGGTCGTGTCGGGACTAACGGTTCCGTCCATCAGGTGGGTGGAGTTGGGCAGGGGTACTGTGGGTCTCCTGGCTCTCTTCGCCATCCCAGCGTTGGCGAGGTTCGCCTTTCGCGGAAGACAGACGTGACCAGGCCAGGTCCAAGACCAGCGCCCGTCCGAAGACATCGAGGGGTGTCTTTGGCCGACGTACGAATCCTATCCGAAGAAGAGCGGATCAGCAGCGTAGCCGACGGCTCGCGCGTCGTGAGCGACGTCAGACCGTAGGTGGGACGATGGGGTTTGCTCCAGACTAGCTGAGACCTGGTTGACGAGTGCCGGGCCCTTCTTCGGAGGGGCCGGGTGTCTTCTCTTGGCAGGTCCGCCGGAACTGCGGACGTGCCGCTACGGGACTCAGCGGGACGTCTCTGGACTGAGCAGGCCAGACAACACACGCCCTCACCCCCGCAACCCGTCCCCTGTCCGAGCTCGCTCACGTACTTCGAACACCATCGTCCGGTTCCGTCCGCTGGTCTTTGGGCGGACCACGTCGGCCGTCTCCAACACCCGGATCGCCTTCGAGGCGGCTGGGCGGGAGCAGTCCAGCAGATCGACGACCCGATTTCACGGGTCAGGATCGGGTGCTCGGGCAGAGCCTCGAAGAGGCGGAGACTCAACACCGGCGTCCTCGAGGAAGCACCGCTCGCGCTTCTCCGTGACGATGGCAGGGTCGGCGCGCGGCGTCGACCGCTTCCTCCGCAGCAAACGCGACACCTTCGAGAAAGAAGGCGATCCATCCTCCCAGTCGCCGCTCTCCCGGATCGCACCCAGCCGCTGGTCGTACTCCTGCCGGTGCATCTTCAGGTAGAGGCTCAGGTAGAGCAGCGGCCGCGTGAGCAGCCCCCACTCCCGAAGCAACAACGTGATCAGGAGACGGCCCAGACGGCCGTTGCCGTCCAGGTACGGATGTACGGTCTCGAACTGAGCGTGGATGAGCCCCACCCGGACGAGAGGAGGGAGGTCGCTCTCGTCGTGGATCGCGTGCTCCAGTTGGCCCAGCACCTCGTTCAGGCGATGGGTGGGGTGGCACGAAGGCTGCTTCCCTGACGGGTGCCCCTGATCCAGTTCTGCGACCGCCGTACCGCACCGGGCTGCTTCGTCGCGCCTCGCGCACCGCGCATCAGCCGGCCGTGCATCTCCGATAGGAGCCGCATCGACAACGGCAGTCCATCCGGTCGCTCGAGCTGGTCCAATCCGTGGTCGAGCGCTTCGAGATAGGAGCAGACCTCTTCCAGGTGTGCATCGGCTTCCTCTCCGGAGGCCTCGACTCAACAGGTCCACCAGGGTCGCCTGCGTGCCTTCGATCTGCGCCGAAAGCACGGCTTCCTTCCGGACGAACGCGTAGACGAACCACTCGACGGAGGAGACCAGATCACCCGCCACCCAGCAGGCGCAGACGCTCATCGGCCCGGGCGAGTTGGCGGGCCAGCTCACCGCCGAGCTGGAGCGGGGGTCGGAGGGGGAGCGGACGAGGCACGAAGGCGTCGACCGCCTCTCCGGCGACCGTGCTGCGTTCGTAGGTTCCCGTGACTTCCGGGCCATCATCCAGCGGAGCGGATCGAGGCGCAATACAGTGGTCACCCGAGAATAAACGATCGCTTCGTGTCGGCAAGTGTTGCGAAGGATCGCTTCTTTGCAGTCAGTTCTGCGCAGCATTCGCTTGTTGACTTCCCCAAGATGAAGCGATCGCTTCATCTCCCACCCGGAGCCCGACCCGGGTCAGCCGACCCCCCGCCCCCCCCCCACCCGTCGCCGACCAGCCCCCCACACGCGATATAGTCATGGTCTCCCCCGCGGCCCGCCGGCGAACGCCGGGGCCCCGGCGACACACGCGACACCTGTGCGCGCTCCTTCCCTTCACCATCCTGGGGGACCTCGTGCGAGCTACTGTTACCGTTCTCGGCCTCACCCTCGCCCTGGCGGGTGGGCTCGGGGCCCAGCAGGCCACCCGTACGGAGCCCGTCACGGGCCTCCGCGACAACGGGACCGGCTACCACGCCCTGGTGGGCGCCCGGGTCGTCACGGCCCCGGGCCAGGTCCTGGACAACGCCACCATCGTCATCCGGGACGGCCTCATCCAGCAGGTGGGCCGGAACGTCCAGGCGCCCGCCGGCGCCCGGGTCTGGGACCTGAGCGGCCTGACCGTCTATCCGGGCTTCATCGACGCCCACGCCGACCTGGGCATGGACGACGTGCCCGAAGGCGGGGACGTGGGCCCCACGCACTGGAATCCCCAGGTGCGGGCCTGGTTCAGCACCACGGCCAACCTCCAGGACGACGCCGACCGGCGCTCGGCGCTGCGCTCGCAGGGCTTCGGCACCGCCCTGGCGGTGCCCAAGCAGGGGATCTTCCGCGGCACGGCCTCGGTGGTGAACCTCGGGGACGCCGGGGTCCGGGACCGCGTGCTGCGCCCCAACCTGGTCCAGTCGATCGGGTTCGAGCGCTCCTTCGCGCTCGGCGGGTCCTACCCGAACTCCGCGATGGGCGTCATCGCCCTGATGGAGCAGACGTTCATGGACGCGGACTGGTACATCCGCGCCTGGGACGCCTACGAGCAGAGCGGAC is a genomic window containing:
- a CDS encoding FAD binding domain-containing protein, with amino-acid sequence MLRLTPYRWLRPGSAAEAAALLAEAPAETMAIAGGTDLVPNMKHRLFTPARLVALRSLPELRGIRVENGWLSIGAGESLTAVAAHADVRRHAPALAEAAAHVAGPQLRNMGTLGGNVCLDTRCTYYNQTFFWRQALGFCLKKDGDVCHVTKVGKKCVAAHSADTPPVLMTLGAELDFVGARGGRTSSIDDFFVADGIQNQRRAPDEILTRIRIPIDPARRSAYAKLRQRNAIDFPLLTVAVSARFEESGAVESLDGVMTALGSRPRRLTGWEAAAGQRLDADLIEHLAERAHAQCHPLENLIVDPEWRRAMVPVQVRRALERLAS
- the pncA gene encoding bifunctional nicotinamidase/pyrazinamidase yields the protein MIPQPRPGSALLLVDLQVDFCPGGALAVRDGDAVVAVANGLLPRFPLVVATQDWHPPGHESFASAHPGRSPGDVIPLHGLDQVLWPDHCVQGSPGAELHPDLETGSIEAIVRKGTDPAIDSYSAFFDNARRKRTGLTGYLKDRGVTDLWVMGLATDYCVRASALDAMEQGFRTWLIAEGCRAVELSPGDGARAVQEMREAGVEVVSGGG
- a CDS encoding Ig-like domain-containing protein, which encodes MAALLRLLGGCDTGDTPSEPLDGVVEVPVELRLSVESVLLEYFGQRAEVTVEVLDARGEPVSTPVSWRSFDERVVRLDAPGVLVAVGSGRTEVTARAGSIADTLFVAVEQASDSLIVAPTVVRISALGDTARLEAYVLDRGGAEVADARVEWSSADSAVAVDSTGLVRALAPGEADVRAVSGDLVAVARVTVEQRAAALDVSQSVVSLDALGAVVAVEATVVDALGVPIDAARVSWRSLQSGVADVSSLGVIRARSNGTTTVIASFEELEDSIQVTVSQVVSALVLQPAVDTLLTLGSTRQFSTRATDRLGSEVHNRTTTWTVEPAGIVSVSSSGLVTALSDGSAVLRATVESLSAVADVVVHTGPLPPPTAGDLIYSLGGVQRITPDGRGSVSIYYEPPSAIRIAQWSPDGSKVSFVRRDEPLFRSFVINTDGTGLVEILPNLPRVLREHGWSPDSRSLAVWLYPFDLWVVGADGQGARLIHSNTNTAGPYTPRWSPTGEWIVFRGDIQGARGLVLIRPDGSDAHLVASGSNDIDVDWSPDGRRLAFRCDSFDICVINVDGTGRRKLIETPFGEEQPRWSPDGTRLAVRASRSTGWDILIVDAETGQEMVLLDSRWDASDPTWSADGTWIAWDTRLNIMAAPSDGSRAPFHFPLSGAYPDWKR
- a CDS encoding alpha/beta hydrolase, encoding MRRLLLLLLLLATPRLAAQTSVPTPPLTRDSVVARLADLHRIHTPEGIEVLEPVEVNGSTQWISIRGLNRANPILLFVHGGPASPMLGSTWAYQKPWEDFFTVVNWDQRGIGKNYSAADTARLGPTMTRQQHVRDAEVVVRHVLERLGQDKLILMGYSWGTAFTPQLVQERPELFHAWVGVGVVASGGGEAALYARVLELARKANDSTALRELEAMAPYPGPGPMNVERALAVRRWVRRYDGGWYGKPDFDLLFSLNEWGDAYTAEELSLLSEGSRWGTRRITGSGAMGGAAQAGDDFPVPVVFLMGRYDLHTPYESARARFERIRAPSKRFVAFERSSHVVMMEEPGRFLLTLVNEVLPLAGGAAEFEPRPDPVPRR
- a CDS encoding Fic family protein — translated: MLGQLEHAIHDESDLPPLVRVGLIHAQFETVHPYLDGNGRLGRLLITLLLREWGLLTRPLLYLSLYLKMHRQEYDQRLGAIRESGDWEDGSPSFSKVSRLLRRKRSTPRADPAIVTEKRERCFLEDAGVESPPLRGSARAPDPDP